A genome region from Labilibaculum antarcticum includes the following:
- a CDS encoding glycoside hydrolase family protein, with amino-acid sequence MIQGNSWEMLVKRTLSFSLFSMLTISISFAQVDKTLIDYFLPIPIQSVLVSEGTWGETNVFPRDTTNGLEDATLKKWCYWDGSIVKDDEGLYHMYASHWTQEMTHRDGWHIGTKAIHSVSENVLGPYVEKGLVYPNWKEGLGHNTVALRTHDGKYAVIISEVTRGEIFISNSPNGPFKLLGEIKVDPNGFDPGLARYGNKNAGAVRGGVVGHMSNVSLLLRPDGNYMIIPRSTAPMISENGILGPYKIMGDKIYKGMEGIPQEKMEDPTVWYSGDMYHMVVNHHGVDSSYHFTSPDGIHNWKSRGIAFSKNAAIFKYTNGIVNQWSIVQRMTVYVENGHPTHFLFSVIDVPKGKDRQNDNHGSKILVVPFDGKAFDKDMRKLVQSEKKGGRKSN; translated from the coding sequence ATGATACAAGGGAATTCATGGGAGATGCTTGTTAAAAGAACGCTTTCCTTTAGCTTGTTTAGCATGCTAACGATTAGCATTTCATTTGCTCAGGTAGACAAAACATTAATCGATTATTTTCTGCCAATTCCCATTCAATCAGTCTTAGTTTCAGAAGGCACGTGGGGAGAAACGAATGTCTTTCCGCGTGATACAACAAATGGTTTGGAAGATGCGACGCTTAAAAAATGGTGCTATTGGGACGGTAGCATTGTAAAAGATGATGAGGGGTTGTATCACATGTATGCAAGTCATTGGACACAGGAAATGACACATCGTGATGGTTGGCACATAGGCACAAAAGCAATTCATAGCGTAAGTGAAAATGTGTTAGGTCCGTATGTTGAAAAAGGCTTGGTGTATCCAAATTGGAAAGAAGGTTTAGGGCATAACACTGTTGCTTTACGAACTCACGATGGAAAATATGCAGTAATTATAAGCGAAGTCACAAGAGGAGAAATTTTTATTTCTAATTCTCCCAACGGGCCGTTCAAATTACTTGGCGAAATTAAAGTAGATCCAAATGGTTTTGATCCTGGCTTGGCCCGTTATGGCAATAAAAATGCAGGAGCAGTTAGAGGTGGCGTTGTTGGACATATGTCGAATGTTAGTCTTCTTTTACGTCCTGATGGAAATTACATGATCATACCGCGTTCTACTGCTCCTATGATCAGTGAAAACGGAATTTTAGGGCCTTATAAAATAATGGGTGATAAAATTTATAAGGGAATGGAAGGGATTCCTCAGGAAAAAATGGAAGATCCAACAGTTTGGTACAGTGGAGATATGTATCATATGGTTGTGAATCACCATGGTGTTGACTCTTCCTATCATTTTACATCACCAGATGGTATTCATAATTGGAAAAGTAGAGGGATCGCATTTTCAAAAAATGCAGCTATTTTTAAGTACACCAATGGAATTGTTAATCAATGGAGTATCGTTCAAAGAATGACCGTGTATGTTGAGAATGGGCATCCAACTCATTTTCTTTTCTCGGTTATTGATGTACCAAAAGGAAAGGATCGACAAAATGATAATCACGGCAGTAAAATCTTGGTGGTTCCATTTGATGGAAAAGCTTTCGATAAAGACATGAGAAAGCTGGTTCAATCAGAGAAAAAAGGCGGACGGAAATCCAATTAA
- a CDS encoding glycoside hydrolase family 2 TIM barrel-domain containing protein has translation MKKLLFLIFFAISMNLLAHERINFNSDWKFKLNDQLGAEAVSYEDDSWRILDLPHDWSIEGEYNENNPMGGQCGYLPSGIGWYRKTIAVPANWKGKQVEVAFDGVFMNSEVWANGRKLGVRPYGWISFAYDISKETLSSDSITFAVRVDNDKQPSARWYTGSGIYANTWIDVKEQVHVANSGIFIRTKGSTVEIDTEIANQLSKLTKASFTTSIKDPGGKIVAAAQNKLKIEAGKSEKITQSIKLETPQLWSIENPNLYTAVTEVKVGKKVMDVVETHFGVRDIEWKAETGMWINGKNVKLQGVCNHQDAGALGAAVPDKILRFRIQQLKDMGCNAIRTAHNPQTPQFYDMCDEMGMLVMDEIFDGWMKKAANDYGAHSFDEWWNRDLTDWIKRDRNHPSVVIYSVGNETHGEIGKDIVARCHELDHTRPLTSGHSGSEYMDVFGVNGSSEKMGWFDTMEKDRVFIGTENTHTWQVRGFYRTKTWYRDGYPNKRQKSYFYPDLTEEEVFSYDWTNAAGRNNYKQIFNSSYDNGMVRLTSRQNIEQLRDIPYYAGSFRWTGYDYIGEATYVHGGWPFKSFMGGAIDMANFEKDLFYLYQSQWTSKPMVHILPHWTHPTLKEGVEIPVWVYSNCDEVELFLNGKSLGKQKPGLTWDKMQCQWMVGWTPGELKAIAYKNGKSVVEKIIRTADAPSRIALSVDGENMDDENRDIVQLRVTATDEKGAFYPYGENRTYFHVIGSGKIRALDNGSPIDVEKHFEATNRIAFFGLTRAYIESTDETGDVAVLASCILGEKKQISSNKVNIDAELISLRGELPSADIQIYYTLDGSVPSTKSNLYEKSFDVELGTSVKALVLMNGKEIQQMEERFANDEGFVWNAAVVAANPGGDQAEDASFDGANIESNGSDFKGKGYIDFGRNSGGYVEWYQENDGSPGEFTLQIRYSANDKIRPEYKALLTINGKKQEVVLPALTNYRKDWAVFELKAKLGSGANTIRITALEDDGLSIDELLVK, from the coding sequence ATGAAGAAACTATTATTTCTGATATTCTTTGCAATAAGTATGAATTTATTGGCTCATGAGCGAATCAATTTCAATTCAGACTGGAAGTTCAAATTGAACGATCAGCTTGGAGCCGAAGCTGTGTCATATGAAGATGATTCTTGGCGGATATTGGATTTACCGCATGATTGGAGCATTGAGGGAGAATACAATGAAAATAATCCAATGGGAGGACAGTGTGGTTATCTGCCATCTGGAATTGGATGGTATCGTAAAACAATTGCCGTTCCCGCCAATTGGAAAGGCAAACAGGTTGAGGTGGCTTTCGATGGTGTATTCATGAATAGTGAAGTTTGGGCAAATGGCAGAAAATTAGGTGTGCGTCCTTACGGCTGGATATCTTTTGCTTACGACATCAGTAAGGAAACCCTAAGTTCCGATTCAATCACTTTTGCAGTTCGTGTGGATAACGACAAGCAACCTTCGGCACGTTGGTACACCGGAAGTGGAATTTACGCCAATACCTGGATCGATGTAAAAGAACAGGTACATGTAGCTAATTCCGGAATTTTTATTCGCACCAAAGGATCAACTGTTGAGATAGATACCGAAATTGCAAATCAACTTTCAAAATTGACAAAAGCTAGTTTCACTACCAGTATTAAAGATCCAGGAGGTAAGATTGTTGCTGCAGCACAGAATAAATTAAAAATTGAAGCGGGAAAATCAGAAAAAATCACTCAATCAATTAAGCTTGAAACTCCTCAGTTGTGGTCAATAGAAAATCCAAATCTTTATACTGCAGTTACTGAGGTAAAAGTTGGTAAGAAGGTAATGGATGTTGTGGAAACCCATTTTGGTGTTCGTGATATTGAGTGGAAGGCAGAAACCGGTATGTGGATTAATGGCAAGAATGTGAAATTACAAGGAGTTTGTAATCATCAGGATGCCGGAGCATTAGGAGCTGCCGTTCCCGATAAGATTTTACGCTTTCGAATTCAGCAACTCAAAGACATGGGCTGTAATGCAATTCGTACAGCGCACAATCCGCAAACGCCTCAGTTTTACGATATGTGCGATGAAATGGGCATGTTGGTAATGGATGAGATTTTTGATGGTTGGATGAAAAAGGCCGCTAATGATTATGGAGCTCATTCATTCGATGAATGGTGGAATCGCGATTTGACAGATTGGATCAAACGCGATCGTAACCATCCTTCGGTGGTGATTTACAGTGTCGGAAACGAAACCCATGGTGAAATAGGTAAAGATATTGTGGCTCGTTGTCACGAATTGGATCATACTCGACCTTTAACTTCTGGTCATTCAGGTTCAGAATATATGGATGTATTTGGGGTGAATGGAAGCAGCGAAAAAATGGGCTGGTTCGACACAATGGAAAAGGATCGTGTTTTTATCGGTACAGAGAATACGCATACCTGGCAGGTAAGAGGTTTTTACAGAACCAAAACCTGGTATCGTGATGGTTATCCAAACAAGCGTCAGAAATCTTATTTCTATCCGGATTTAACCGAAGAAGAAGTGTTTTCTTATGATTGGACAAATGCTGCCGGACGAAATAATTACAAACAAATATTCAACTCGAGCTACGACAATGGAATGGTGCGATTAACTTCACGTCAGAACATTGAACAGTTGCGTGATATTCCCTACTACGCAGGATCATTCCGTTGGACTGGTTATGATTACATTGGTGAAGCAACCTATGTGCATGGAGGATGGCCATTTAAATCTTTTATGGGAGGTGCTATCGATATGGCAAATTTCGAGAAAGATTTATTTTACCTGTATCAAAGCCAATGGACTTCGAAACCAATGGTTCACATCCTTCCACACTGGACTCATCCAACATTAAAAGAAGGAGTTGAAATTCCTGTTTGGGTTTACTCCAATTGCGATGAAGTTGAGTTGTTCCTCAATGGAAAATCATTGGGAAAACAAAAGCCAGGTTTAACTTGGGATAAAATGCAATGCCAATGGATGGTTGGCTGGACACCAGGAGAATTAAAAGCGATTGCCTACAAAAATGGGAAATCGGTGGTTGAAAAAATAATTAGAACAGCTGATGCTCCTTCTCGTATTGCCTTATCGGTTGATGGTGAAAATATGGACGATGAGAACAGAGATATCGTTCAACTTCGTGTAACTGCTACTGATGAAAAAGGAGCGTTTTATCCTTATGGGGAAAACAGAACCTATTTCCATGTAATTGGATCAGGAAAAATTCGTGCATTGGATAATGGCAGTCCGATTGATGTAGAAAAGCATTTTGAAGCAACAAATCGTATTGCCTTTTTTGGATTAACACGTGCATACATCGAATCGACGGATGAAACAGGAGATGTAGCTGTGTTGGCTTCCTGTATTTTGGGTGAGAAGAAGCAGATTAGCTCAAATAAGGTGAATATTGATGCTGAATTAATCTCCCTTAGAGGCGAGTTACCCAGTGCGGATATTCAAATTTATTATACCCTGGATGGCAGTGTTCCAAGCACAAAATCAAATTTATACGAAAAATCATTTGATGTTGAATTGGGAACAAGCGTTAAAGCTTTGGTGCTTATGAATGGTAAGGAAATTCAGCAAATGGAAGAACGCTTTGCTAATGATGAGGGATTTGTATGGAATGCTGCAGTTGTTGCAGCAAATCCAGGTGGCGATCAGGCTGAAGATGCTTCTTTTGATGGAGCCAATATTGAATCCAATGGAAGTGATTTTAAAGGAAAAGGATATATCGATTTTGGAAGAAACAGTGGCGGATACGTAGAATGGTATCAGGAAAATGATGGTAGTCCGGGAGAGTTTACTTTGCAAATTCGATACAGTGCGAATGATAAAATAAGACCTGAATATAAAGCATTATTGACTATTAATGGTAAAAAACAAGAAGTAGTATTACCAGCTTTAACTAATTACAGAAAAGATTGGGCAGTATTTGAGCTAAAAGCAAAATTGGGGTCCGGAGCAAATACAATTAGAATTACAGCTTTGGAAGATGATGGTTTGAGTATTGATGAATTATTGGTAAAATAA
- a CDS encoding sulfatase family protein, which produces MKSIFSKLLLLTAVLSIFASTNTEAQTKKPNILWIVAEDLNPNMGCYGDVINKGHTPVIDKMATDGVIFKRAYATAPVCSACRSAFITGKMQTTTGTHEHRSSRTTDGEVVPEDLRIYLPDGMKTLPELMKQAGYFTFNSGKDDYNFFYDRTKLYDVGNAKDYIPGMNGWQGNHAEHNLSWTEDVWGARADKSQAWFGQIEIMGGKRDYQYVREGEELAAYDVALPPYFPDIKSQREAWTQHYNAGRGSDARIELILKQLKADGELENTIVFFFSDHGSPSSLRHKQFCYEGGLHVPLVVIGNHPSIRPGTEVEDLVSLLDVTATTMALAGLDVPDYMDGQDLFAKDYKPAEYVFGARDRCDFTIDRIRTVRSDKYRYIRNFWPERTMLQPGYRDLKPIVKDFKQAYADGKLTPYQEAFWFGVRPEEELYDIEADPNQMNNLAIDAKYKSILKKHRKVLNKWINETDDKGQYPEDPAQLEATYDLWKNRPQFKNAKVNPEYDQFKTK; this is translated from the coding sequence ATGAAATCAATCTTTTCCAAGTTGTTACTACTAACAGCAGTGCTAAGTATTTTTGCTTCTACCAATACAGAAGCTCAAACCAAAAAGCCAAATATTCTATGGATTGTCGCAGAAGACTTAAATCCAAATATGGGCTGTTATGGAGATGTCATCAATAAAGGGCATACGCCTGTTATTGATAAGATGGCAACAGATGGTGTGATTTTTAAAAGAGCTTATGCAACAGCACCTGTTTGTTCAGCTTGTCGTTCTGCTTTTATAACAGGTAAAATGCAAACCACAACAGGTACTCACGAGCATCGTTCAAGTCGTACGACTGATGGAGAAGTGGTTCCTGAAGATTTGAGAATTTACTTGCCAGACGGCATGAAAACTTTGCCAGAATTAATGAAACAGGCGGGTTATTTTACTTTCAACAGTGGTAAAGACGATTATAATTTCTTTTACGATAGAACCAAACTTTATGATGTAGGTAATGCAAAAGATTATATACCTGGAATGAATGGTTGGCAAGGAAATCATGCGGAGCATAACTTGTCGTGGACCGAAGATGTGTGGGGAGCGAGAGCAGATAAAAGCCAAGCGTGGTTCGGTCAGATAGAAATAATGGGTGGAAAAAGAGATTACCAATATGTTCGTGAAGGAGAAGAGTTGGCTGCTTATGATGTGGCTCTACCTCCGTATTTCCCGGATATAAAATCTCAGCGTGAAGCCTGGACTCAGCATTATAATGCGGGTAGAGGTTCAGATGCTCGTATTGAGTTGATATTGAAACAGCTGAAGGCGGATGGTGAGTTGGAAAATACGATTGTATTCTTTTTCTCAGATCACGGAAGTCCTTCTTCATTGCGTCACAAACAATTTTGTTACGAAGGTGGATTGCATGTACCTTTGGTAGTCATTGGAAATCATCCGTCAATTAGACCAGGAACAGAAGTTGAAGACTTGGTGTCACTATTGGATGTAACTGCTACAACAATGGCTTTAGCCGGATTAGACGTACCTGACTATATGGATGGACAAGATTTATTTGCAAAAGATTACAAGCCAGCAGAATATGTTTTTGGTGCTCGTGATCGTTGTGATTTTACGATTGACAGAATTAGAACTGTACGTTCAGACAAGTACCGTTACATTCGAAATTTTTGGCCAGAGCGTACCATGTTACAACCTGGTTATAGAGATTTAAAACCGATTGTTAAAGATTTTAAGCAAGCTTACGCTGATGGAAAATTAACTCCTTATCAAGAAGCTTTCTGGTTTGGCGTTCGCCCAGAGGAGGAATTGTATGATATTGAAGCTGATCCGAATCAAATGAATAATTTGGCGATAGATGCTAAATACAAATCAATACTTAAAAAGCATCGAAAAGTACTTAATAAATGGATTAATGAAACGGATGATAAAGGGCAATACCCAGAAGATCCTGCTCAATTAGAAGCTACTTATGATCTTTGGAAAAATCGTCCTCAATTTAAAAATGCAAAGGTGAATCCGGAGTATGATCAATTTAAAACTAAATAA
- a CDS encoding glycoside hydrolase family 2 TIM barrel-domain containing protein, giving the protein MKCKIVNRSFVLLVMVFCAGSTFAQTSSGKLHQIGSQSAVINDNWLYLEKDSEEIPSEADEYYQQISLPHTWNALDVLETKDYRRAGSWYRKYLTFSEAQFHQRQYLKFNAAGQQAKVYLNGEELIHHIGGYSAFICELTGKLNLGKNKIDVWVSNADSQNIAPRSGDFNFYGGLYRSVELISCPKLTISKKYFASSGVRVWSEKVSADLADLHVSARVDNGTNKRSKIEIVVSVLDKKGNVVSSGKSAYKVDAGKTELVKVAMTDVANPKLWSPEYPELYQVKIELQTKGETIDEVLVNHGFRWYEFTADKGFFLNGKPYKLKGLNRHQDNYRQGNAVSLNHHLEDIKLMKELGVNWLRLAHYQQDNYVLQLCDEMGILVWEEIPYVNKTSFEPEFEQNLQLMMKDLINQHFNHSSIILWGMGNEVWMSDRGDGKANIYDIVKNLNDLVHSEDPVRKTVFVNGDNNRPIDYKVYEIPDVFGYNLYRGWYGTHHNTFTERVNELHAMMPNKPLIISEFGAGSDVRVHTENPLRQDFSIEYQNEFLESHLHQIDKMDWLCGVNWWSFADFGAAHRGDTKPHINQKGLVTFDRQKKDVFYLLKSKWSKEPVLYLETPTWQERGGDANKIYRVFTNMNEVELFHNGKSLGKQTKEFKWNVVLTKGVNKLKAFGVSGDVVREHGFELSYDNSVSEYAIKASCESDENPASHVLDGKPETYWSAKGECFIQLDLKRIRLANGVKIQFRNLDKTSYKLKIKGSANGKNWKELFSGTSNKNSQIESFIFSKQEEIQYIKIEGFGNNVDDMSSYCEIVPILSLEKQEKNLYEKVGAGE; this is encoded by the coding sequence ATGAAATGTAAAATTGTAAATCGAAGTTTTGTTTTACTTGTAATGGTTTTTTGTGCAGGAAGTACTTTTGCACAAACTTCAAGTGGCAAACTTCACCAAATTGGCTCACAGTCTGCAGTTATTAACGATAACTGGCTTTATCTTGAAAAAGATAGCGAAGAAATTCCCTCTGAAGCGGATGAATATTACCAGCAAATATCACTTCCTCATACTTGGAATGCACTGGATGTTTTAGAAACTAAAGATTACCGACGAGCAGGTTCCTGGTACAGGAAATATTTAACTTTTTCAGAAGCCCAATTCCATCAGCGTCAGTATTTAAAGTTTAATGCGGCTGGTCAGCAAGCGAAGGTATATCTGAATGGAGAAGAACTTATTCATCATATTGGAGGTTACAGCGCCTTTATCTGCGAGCTAACCGGTAAACTGAATCTAGGGAAAAATAAGATTGATGTTTGGGTTTCCAATGCAGATAGTCAGAATATTGCTCCACGAAGTGGTGATTTCAATTTCTATGGTGGTTTGTACCGATCTGTGGAACTAATTTCTTGCCCTAAATTGACCATTTCAAAAAAATATTTTGCCAGTTCGGGAGTACGGGTGTGGAGCGAAAAAGTAAGTGCCGATTTGGCCGATTTACATGTAAGTGCAAGAGTAGACAACGGAACAAATAAAAGAAGCAAAATAGAGATTGTTGTCAGTGTTCTGGATAAAAAGGGTAATGTCGTTTCTTCAGGGAAATCAGCATACAAAGTTGATGCGGGAAAAACAGAACTCGTTAAAGTGGCAATGACAGATGTTGCAAACCCAAAACTTTGGAGTCCTGAGTATCCAGAGCTTTATCAGGTGAAAATAGAATTGCAAACTAAAGGGGAAACGATTGATGAGGTTCTTGTGAATCACGGATTCAGATGGTATGAGTTTACTGCCGATAAAGGATTCTTTTTAAATGGGAAACCTTACAAATTAAAAGGTTTGAATCGTCATCAGGACAATTACCGACAAGGAAATGCCGTGAGTTTGAATCATCATTTAGAGGATATTAAGCTAATGAAAGAATTGGGCGTTAACTGGTTGCGTTTGGCTCATTATCAGCAAGATAATTATGTCCTTCAATTGTGCGATGAAATGGGGATATTGGTTTGGGAAGAAATTCCGTATGTAAACAAAACATCCTTTGAACCTGAATTTGAACAGAATCTTCAGTTGATGATGAAAGATTTAATCAATCAGCATTTTAACCATTCTTCCATAATTTTATGGGGAATGGGAAATGAAGTTTGGATGAGCGATCGAGGAGATGGTAAAGCCAATATTTACGATATCGTTAAAAATTTAAATGATCTAGTTCACAGTGAGGATCCTGTTCGAAAAACCGTTTTTGTAAATGGCGATAACAACAGACCAATCGATTATAAAGTATATGAAATTCCTGATGTATTCGGTTATAATTTGTATCGTGGATGGTATGGCACTCATCACAATACTTTTACCGAAAGGGTGAACGAATTGCATGCTATGATGCCAAATAAACCGTTAATAATTTCTGAATTCGGTGCCGGTTCCGATGTTCGTGTACACACAGAAAATCCACTTCGACAAGATTTTAGTATTGAGTATCAAAATGAATTTCTGGAATCGCATTTGCATCAAATCGATAAAATGGATTGGTTGTGTGGAGTGAACTGGTGGTCGTTTGCCGATTTTGGCGCAGCCCATCGTGGCGACACCAAACCACATATCAACCAAAAAGGATTGGTAACATTCGACAGACAGAAGAAAGACGTTTTTTATCTTCTAAAATCGAAATGGAGTAAGGAACCAGTTCTTTATTTAGAAACGCCTACCTGGCAAGAACGAGGTGGTGATGCCAATAAGATTTATCGCGTTTTCACCAACATGAATGAGGTTGAATTGTTTCACAATGGAAAATCATTGGGAAAACAAACAAAAGAATTTAAGTGGAATGTCGTTTTAACAAAAGGGGTAAATAAGCTGAAGGCATTTGGTGTAAGTGGTGACGTGGTGAGAGAACACGGGTTTGAGCTTTCTTATGACAATTCCGTTTCGGAGTACGCAATAAAAGCAAGTTGTGAATCTGATGAGAATCCTGCTTCCCATGTTCTTGATGGAAAACCCGAAACATATTGGAGCGCCAAAGGGGAGTGTTTTATTCAATTGGATTTGAAACGAATTCGCTTGGCCAATGGAGTGAAAATTCAATTTAGGAATCTCGATAAAACGTCTTACAAACTAAAGATTAAAGGTTCTGCGAATGGTAAAAACTGGAAGGAGCTATTTTCCGGGACAAGCAATAAAAATTCTCAAATAGAATCCTTTATTTTTTCAAAACAAGAGGAAATCCAATACATTAAAATTGAAGGTTTTGGAAACAATGTAGATGATATGAGCAGTTATTGTGAAATTGTTCCTATCCTTAGTCTTGAGAAACAAGAAAAGAATTTGTACGAAAAAGTGGGTGCTGGAGAGTAA
- a CDS encoding sulfatase — translation MKKYLMNQSILKKIIFRLPLALFLSSVIMGGVSCSKSSPIKPNIVFILADDLGYADVGFNGSKYYETPALDNLAKHSLVMDQSYMYPTCSPSRTALFTGKQSFRTGVYTVPVLEKGNDQENIFSRWTVEKKHQIYAEPLAKAGYKSIHLGKWHIVGPYPEEELKKTFPLTEKLTQPDPGDYSWVAKHKTDEIMQYYPEGRGFVKNVGGTFRGDPAFEEGGYKSHTGGYRAPFSNPFIEAKADDEWLTDRLTSDAIEFMDQNKKGPFFVNLHYYAVHRPIKNRSPKLYEKYMNKEGDTITGQGIGKRKETMAGYATMVESVDQNVQRIVDYLDENGLRENTIIIFSSDNGYNGGQSSNDLMRGSKGYIYEGGIRVPSLINWPGKVLARRTSEPVTLLDYFPTLLSVAGITDYKGQLDGNSMTDLFEGDSELFAERPLFWHLASINKHGTCSVIRKKQYKLIQFLATGNLELYNLQSDPKESNNLITENPELTKELLDELVVWRKANHVPLPPNASMLY, via the coding sequence ATGAAAAAATACCTAATGAATCAATCGATCTTGAAAAAAATAATATTCAGATTACCGCTTGCTCTATTTTTAAGTAGTGTAATTATGGGTGGTGTTTCCTGCAGTAAAAGTTCTCCGATAAAACCAAATATTGTATTTATTTTGGCTGACGATCTTGGTTATGCTGACGTTGGATTTAACGGATCAAAGTACTATGAAACTCCTGCATTGGATAATTTGGCAAAACATAGTTTGGTAATGGATCAATCGTATATGTATCCAACTTGCTCTCCCTCGAGAACGGCTTTGTTCACAGGAAAACAATCATTTCGAACAGGGGTTTATACGGTACCGGTTTTGGAAAAAGGGAATGATCAGGAGAATATTTTTTCACGCTGGACTGTTGAGAAAAAACACCAAATTTATGCTGAACCTTTGGCTAAAGCTGGATATAAATCGATACATCTTGGAAAGTGGCATATTGTAGGTCCTTATCCTGAAGAGGAATTAAAGAAGACCTTTCCTCTCACAGAAAAGTTAACACAACCTGATCCCGGTGATTACTCCTGGGTTGCAAAACACAAGACTGATGAAATAATGCAGTATTATCCAGAGGGAAGAGGTTTTGTGAAAAATGTCGGTGGAACATTTCGTGGAGATCCAGCCTTTGAAGAGGGCGGATATAAAAGTCATACTGGTGGTTACAGAGCTCCATTCAGTAATCCTTTTATCGAAGCAAAAGCAGATGATGAATGGCTTACAGATCGATTGACTTCAGATGCAATTGAGTTTATGGATCAAAACAAGAAAGGTCCGTTCTTTGTGAATTTGCACTATTATGCAGTTCATCGTCCAATAAAAAACCGCAGTCCTAAATTGTACGAAAAGTATATGAATAAGGAAGGTGATACAATCACCGGACAAGGAATTGGCAAGCGAAAAGAAACAATGGCTGGTTATGCCACAATGGTTGAATCGGTGGATCAAAATGTGCAGCGCATTGTTGATTATCTGGATGAAAATGGATTGCGTGAAAATACGATCATTATTTTCTCTTCCGATAATGGTTACAATGGCGGACAAAGCAGCAATGATTTGATGCGCGGTTCTAAAGGATATATTTATGAAGGTGGAATTCGTGTTCCAAGTCTTATAAACTGGCCTGGTAAAGTGCTGGCAAGAAGAACATCTGAACCGGTTACTTTATTAGATTATTTCCCAACACTATTAAGTGTCGCCGGAATTACTGATTATAAAGGTCAGTTGGATGGGAATTCCATGACTGATCTCTTTGAAGGAGATTCCGAGCTTTTTGCAGAGAGACCTTTGTTTTGGCACTTGGCGAGCATCAATAAACATGGAACTTGTTCTGTTATTCGTAAAAAGCAGTATAAATTAATTCAGTTTTTGGCAACAGGTAATCTCGAATTGTATAATTTACAATCTGATCCAAAAGAGTCGAATAATTTGATTACTGAAAATCCTGAATTAACAAAAGAATTATTGGATGAGTTGGTGGTATGGCGTAAGGCAAATCATGTTCCACTTCCTCCTAATGCCTCAATGTTGTATTAA